In Gigantopelta aegis isolate Gae_Host chromosome 6, Gae_host_genome, whole genome shotgun sequence, the following are encoded in one genomic region:
- the LOC121376537 gene encoding uncharacterized protein LOC121376537 — protein sequence MLFHLLTIILAVILVPVGCYSKTKDEEMSMETNFIVPYDVPFNLSCQNYVNKFDGSLLSNTRHMMWILPNGDFIKHGQSTQHHKRVHVFHQGRQLKIRKLNDEDFGTYTCLIYTPMTKQYTIIQKTVNINGPYWGDLTEKYRVNLIIGSVAASVVLLFMLAFCWCYHRNSYDSDNRDCVLSTFSPTAHCGHDNVTYDVDCQVKNTLPDSSPALEVQEVKVEIQHAIDTKL from the coding sequence ATGCTTTTCCATCTGTTAACAATCATACTGGCTGTCATATTAGTTCCAGTGGGTTGTTACAGTAAAACAAAAGATGAAGAAATGTCCATGGAAACCAACTTCATTGTTCCATATGATGTGCCATTCAATTTGTCCTGCCAGAACTATGTAAATAAATTTGACGGTTCCCTTCTTTCAAACACCCGCCACATGATGTGGATTCTTCCTAACGGAGATTTTATCAAGCATGGCCAGTCAACTCAACACCATAAACGAGTGCATGTCTTTCACCAAGGGAGACAACTGAAGATTCGCAAACTCAACGACGAAGATTTTGGAACATACACCTGCCTGATCTACACTCCAATGACCAAGCAGTATACTATAATCCAGAAAACAGTCAACATTAATGGACCATACTGGGGCGATCTCACAGAAAAGTATCGGGTTAATTTGATAATTGGCAGCGTTGCAGCATctgtggtgttgttgtttatgCTGGCATTCTGCTGGTGCTACCACCGCAACTCTTATGACAGTGACAACAGGGATTGTGTCCTCTCCACATTCAGTCCAACAGCTCATTGCGGCCACGATAATGTCACATATGATGTTGACTGTCAGGTCAAAAATACATTGCCTGATTCCAGTCCTGCTTTGGAAGTGCAGGAGGTCAAAGTTGAAATACAACATGCAATTGATACCAaactttaa